In Paenibacillus sp. JQZ6Y-1, a genomic segment contains:
- a CDS encoding sensor histidine kinase, which translates to MEKLNEWIEKHKDMELVVSELQQKLSDSERARLTAEQAADNKARFIAMLSHEIRTPMNGILSMSELLQNTHLDDEQQSYMNILHTSSESLMALVNNLLDIGKIEAGKMKLVRDPFDLVNTMEDLTYALAPRAFEKGIQVHLNVHSDIPLFVIGDALKVRQIVMNLLQNSIKFTHKGNITLSLFLLPNEDPERLTVQISVEDSGIGIAPERIEQVFQAYEQMHEQSEYMHQGTGLGLAICKQLVELMGGTIEAQSMQDVGTTVNIVLHFERYTDLPSIPFQSNVLHDLRILLLEDNSICRVLLHDMLDEWNAQVTTVSEMDDRFFDELYHHDYDLVLVDLLLIDRERWMKERTKIQKQPLFLLAPLGEKVEGEFRDTFETVITKPIRKLHLLNSILALQQGKR; encoded by the coding sequence ATGGAAAAATTAAATGAATGGATCGAAAAGCATAAAGATATGGAGTTAGTCGTGTCCGAGCTGCAACAGAAATTATCCGACAGCGAGCGGGCGCGCCTGACTGCCGAACAGGCTGCTGACAATAAAGCGCGCTTTATTGCGATGCTTAGCCATGAAATCCGCACACCGATGAATGGTATTCTGTCGATGAGTGAGCTGCTGCAAAACACCCATTTGGATGATGAGCAGCAAAGCTATATGAATATACTGCATACGAGTAGTGAGTCACTGATGGCGCTGGTAAATAACCTGCTCGATATTGGCAAAATTGAAGCTGGCAAAATGAAGCTGGTACGCGATCCGTTTGATCTGGTCAATACAATGGAGGATTTAACCTATGCACTGGCACCACGCGCCTTTGAAAAGGGCATTCAGGTACATCTGAATGTGCATTCCGATATTCCACTGTTTGTGATTGGCGACGCACTTAAAGTTCGGCAAATCGTGATGAATCTATTACAAAACTCAATTAAATTTACGCATAAAGGTAATATTACCCTCTCTCTATTTTTGCTGCCTAATGAGGACCCTGAACGACTAACCGTTCAAATCTCCGTTGAAGACAGCGGTATTGGTATTGCACCAGAGCGCATAGAACAGGTGTTTCAGGCATATGAGCAGATGCACGAACAGAGTGAGTATATGCACCAAGGAACAGGTCTAGGTCTGGCGATCTGTAAACAACTGGTTGAGCTAATGGGAGGAACAATTGAGGCGCAGAGTATGCAGGATGTGGGTACAACTGTAAATATTGTGCTGCATTTTGAACGGTATACCGATCTGCCATCTATTCCATTTCAGAGCAATGTACTACATGATCTACGTATTCTACTGCTGGAAGACAATTCGATCTGTCGTGTACTGCTGCATGATATGCTGGACGAATGGAATGCTCAGGTTACGACCGTGAGCGAAATGGACGATCGTTTCTTTGATGAGCTGTATCACCATGATTATGATCTCGTGCTGGTTGATCTGCTGTTGATTGATCGTGAGCGCTGGATGAAAGAGCGCACAAAGATTCAAAAGCAGCCGCTGTTCCTACTAGCACCGCTCGGTGAAAAAGTAGAAGGCGAGTTCCGCGACACTTTTGAAACAGTCATCACCAAGCCGATCCGCAAGCTGCATTTGCTAAACAGCATTCTGGCGCTTCAGCAGGGCAAACGCTGA